TTATCGGTCGAAAACGGGCGATAAGGGTCCTTCTTAGGAAGGGAGAAAGGGCGGGAATACAAGGGATTCTCGAAGAAATGTCGCTTATGGAACTTGATGAAGCGGCAGAGTGCGCCGGGTGGCTTGAACAGTTTATACCCACCGGTCTCGAAGAACGACTGGCCGCTATTTTTGCGGGCAATGACGGCCCCTTGCGGGCGAGGATGATCTCGGCGATTCCAAGCTCGCTTATCAAGCGCTTTAACGAGGCAATCACAGAGGCTTTGGACGACCCCGATCCGGAGGTACGGAAAGCCGCTGCCATCGCTCTTTTCGATCAGAAAAAGAAAAAGGTGATGGCCCTTTTACACGACCCCGTCCCCCAGGTCAGGGAAACGGTTGCGGCCCTGGCAGGGAGGACAATCACAAGCCTTGAAGAGCTGAAAGAGCTTGTTATGGATCCCAACGAAGTGTCATCGGTCAAACAGGCTGCCCTCAAGGGGATTGCATCGGCGGGGGGTAAAGAGGCTGCCGACTTTTTACTTGCTGTTTTGGAAAAAGAGCTTGAGATTGAGGAAGAAATCATCGATGCGGCCGCAGGATTCGACAAAGGGAGCGAATTCGAACCCTTTGTACGACGTTTGGAAACAGCTCCCGATGACCTACGAGAAAAGATTCTGAAGATGCTAATCGCTTCCGGTGAACGGGGAGAAGCCGCTTTACTTTCCCTTCTTGAAGAACCGGTTCCCCTCCGTGACAGTGCGGCGGCAGCCCTCGAGGCGGCAGGAACCGTGGAACGAACCATGCGCCGACTCTCCGCACGAAACCCGGATATCCGGCTCGAAGCGGCACAGTTGCTTTCCAGAATAGGAACAAACGGGGCATACCGAGGCATCGTTCTCGCGGTCAAGGATCCATCCGAAAAGGTCAGGGTCGAAGCGACGAAGGCGCTCCAGGCATTGAAAGATCAACGAGGTCTAACCATCCTCGAACATCTCACCCGTGATCCTGTTCCACGAGTTCGCAGATATGCAAGGTGGGCGAAAGAACGTCTCAAAGCGGAGGCTCTGAATTAGACGCAATGAAGCAAAAAAGTGTCTTTACCAGCATCCTGTTCCTGTTGCCGTTTTTACTTCCGGGGTGTCGCATGGCTCCTTCACAAAAGCTCTCCCCCGACATCGTCGAATCCCGAATTCGCACTGTTTTCGAGCTTCCCCTCTATGAACAACGCTATCACGACATCGTGTATGTCGGAGAAGAGGCTCGTTTTTTCGGAATTAAACACATCGACACCAAACTTTTATTTAGTATCGATATCAGAATTCAGGCAGGCATCGATCTCCTAAAAGAGATATCGGTTCTCCCTGCGCAGGATGGATCGCTCGTAGTTTTGCTGCCCGAACCGGAAATCCTTTTGGTGGATGCCGACGAATCGACTATTCGGGAATATTTCCTCAAAGAACACGGTAAGGCGATAAGCCGCCTCGACTATTATGACGAAATTGAGAAAGGTAAAGATCGAGTCCGCCAAGAAGCAATCGAACGGGGAATCATCGAAAAAAGTAAAGAGCTGGCACGCGATGCCGTCGGCGGCCTCTTTGCATCCGATGCAGATCGAAAGATAAACGTCCGTTTCCGATCTCAAGCCGGGAAAGGAGAAGAGCTGTGAGGCAATTGAAAAAAACCATCCTAAAAGCCAGCACGCTTCTTTTTCTGCTTTTCGCCTTCATTGCCGGGGGCTATCTGCTTGCCGCTCGTCTGGATATCACCTTTCAACTACCTTTTATTAGTCATCAGCGAGAAGCCGATTCCAAGGTCGTACTCTCCGAAAGCAGGGAAATTCTCCGACTCGCAAC
This sequence is a window from Sediminispirochaeta bajacaliforniensis DSM 16054. Protein-coding genes within it:
- a CDS encoding DUF4230 domain-containing protein, with protein sequence MAPSQKLSPDIVESRIRTVFELPLYEQRYHDIVYVGEEARFFGIKHIDTKLLFSIDIRIQAGIDLLKEISVLPAQDGSLVVLLPEPEILLVDADESTIREYFLKEHGKAISRLDYYDEIEKGKDRVRQEAIERGIIEKSKELARDAVGGLFASDADRKINVRFRSQAGKGEEL